A portion of the Micromonospora tarapacensis genome contains these proteins:
- a CDS encoding aldehyde dehydrogenase family protein produces the protein MPVTAAPTELIPDTGVLIGATRTTSTTGGVHQHVYAGDGRATAAVPLGGAAEMDAAVRAAGTALDGWRATAGNVRRDLLLRLAELVERHATELGGLQTLENGCPRQFASMMPGVAVDHLRYNAGWADKIGGEVVPTWPVRAVDYTLDEPYGVVALIIPWNGPLVSVAQMLAPALAAGNTVVLKPSELAPFTALRLGELALAAGFPPGVVNVVPGAAAGGAALVRHPGVDKVHFTGGGGTARKILADAAERLVPVGLELGGKSAHIIFGDADVRMASRLAMSGVIALSGQGCANGTRVLAHSSVYDEVLRTVTARLARVPLGDPADERTLMGPVVSESACHRILGVVERARDKEQGRLVTGGERLGGDLGDGYFIAPTVFADVDPASELAQEEIFGPVLAFTPFDTEQEAVRLANGTRYGLGAYLHTTDLRTAHRVSRAVAAGSVWVNGVPGILPSAPFGGVRQSGWGRIGGEAGVREFLRPKNVWIAT, from the coding sequence GTGCCCGTCACCGCAGCACCGACCGAACTGATCCCGGACACCGGCGTTCTCATCGGCGCCACCCGCACGACGTCCACCACCGGCGGCGTCCACCAGCACGTCTACGCCGGCGACGGGCGGGCCACCGCCGCCGTGCCGCTGGGCGGCGCCGCCGAGATGGACGCCGCGGTCCGCGCCGCCGGCACGGCACTCGACGGCTGGCGGGCCACCGCCGGCAACGTCCGCCGTGATCTGCTGCTGCGCCTGGCCGAGCTGGTCGAACGGCACGCCACGGAGCTGGGTGGGCTACAGACGCTGGAAAACGGCTGCCCTCGGCAGTTCGCCTCGATGATGCCGGGCGTGGCCGTCGACCACCTGCGCTACAACGCCGGATGGGCTGACAAGATCGGCGGCGAGGTCGTCCCGACCTGGCCGGTACGCGCCGTCGACTACACCCTCGACGAGCCGTACGGCGTGGTCGCCCTGATCATTCCCTGGAACGGCCCGCTGGTCTCCGTCGCGCAGATGCTGGCCCCGGCGCTCGCGGCCGGCAACACGGTCGTGCTCAAGCCCTCGGAGCTGGCGCCGTTCACCGCGCTACGGCTCGGCGAGCTGGCGTTGGCGGCGGGCTTCCCGCCCGGCGTGGTCAACGTGGTGCCGGGCGCGGCGGCCGGCGGTGCGGCGCTCGTCCGGCACCCCGGTGTCGACAAGGTGCACTTCACCGGTGGCGGTGGGACGGCCCGGAAGATCCTCGCCGACGCCGCGGAACGGCTCGTCCCGGTCGGTCTCGAACTGGGCGGCAAGTCCGCACACATCATCTTCGGCGACGCCGACGTCCGGATGGCGTCCCGGTTGGCGATGAGCGGGGTGATCGCGCTCAGCGGGCAGGGCTGCGCCAACGGAACCCGCGTCCTGGCGCACTCCTCGGTCTACGACGAGGTGCTGCGCACCGTCACCGCGCGGCTGGCCCGGGTGCCGCTCGGCGATCCCGCCGACGAGCGCACGTTGATGGGCCCGGTGGTCAGCGAGAGTGCCTGCCACCGGATTCTCGGCGTGGTCGAACGGGCCCGCGACAAGGAGCAGGGCCGGCTGGTGACCGGCGGCGAACGGCTCGGCGGCGACCTCGGCGACGGCTACTTCATCGCTCCGACGGTCTTCGCCGACGTGGACCCGGCCAGCGAGCTCGCCCAGGAGGAGATCTTCGGGCCGGTGCTGGCGTTCACTCCGTTCGACACCGAGCAGGAGGCGGTCCGACTGGCCAACGGCACCCGCTACGGCCTCGGGGCGTACCTGCACACCACCGACCTGCGCACGGCGCACCGGGTGAGCCGGGCGGTCGCGGCGGGCAGCGTCTGGGTCAACGGCGTGCCCGGCATCCTGCCGTCGGCACCCTTCGGTGGCGTGCGGCAGAGCGGCTGGGGCCGGATCGGTGGCGAGGCCGGCGTGCGGGAGTTCCTCCGGCCGAAGAACGTCTGGATCGCCACCTGA
- a CDS encoding condensation domain-containing protein, whose product MAVRVVRPLAAGPARRRRAAPAPGVLAPATGRQPAPRAGLPTGEPGGTDPAPQNVAGQGPATSDVAVDLDREAVARLRALARTQRTTLFSVLLAVFYHHLHRITGQDDLAVASMFANRSRPELRETVGLLANMVLLRARVGQAATFADLVGQAHAAAIGAFTYQDLPYQMLPLDVVQTGGRRADDVLFNVMAEMDHRTTAADVGFELLVPPGLGSRFRFELAVAPVGPTDLRAVFYHSTAAYPGAEATAFLAGYADLAARLAAEPNAPLGRVRHL is encoded by the coding sequence CTGGCAGTACGCGTCGTTCGTCCGCTGGCAGCAGGACCTGCTCGACGGCGACGGGCTGCGCCGGCACCGGGAGTACTGGCGCCGGCAACTGGCCGGCAGCCAGCTCCCCGCGCTGGGCTCCCCACCGGCGAGCCGGGCGGCACCGATCCGGCGCCCCAGAACGTTGCCGGGCAGGGCCCGGCGACCTCCGACGTCGCGGTCGACCTGGACCGCGAGGCGGTCGCGCGGCTGCGCGCGCTGGCCCGGACACAGCGCACCACCCTGTTCTCGGTGCTGCTGGCCGTGTTCTACCACCACCTGCACCGGATCACCGGCCAGGACGACCTCGCGGTGGCCTCGATGTTCGCCAACCGGTCCCGGCCCGAGCTGCGCGAGACCGTGGGCCTGCTGGCCAACATGGTGCTGCTGCGGGCCCGGGTCGGGCAGGCCGCGACCTTCGCCGACCTGGTCGGGCAGGCGCACGCCGCGGCGATCGGGGCCTTCACCTACCAGGACCTGCCGTACCAGATGCTTCCGCTGGACGTGGTGCAGACCGGCGGGCGGCGCGCCGACGACGTGCTGTTCAACGTGATGGCCGAGATGGACCACCGGACGACGGCGGCCGACGTCGGATTCGAGCTGCTGGTGCCACCCGGGCTCGGCAGCCGGTTCCGGTTCGAGCTGGCCGTCGCCCCGGTCGGCCCGACAGACCTGCGCGCGGTGTTCTACCACAGCACCGCGGCCTACCCCGGCGCCGAGGCGACCGCCTTCCTGGCCGGCTACGCCGACCTGGCCGCCCGGCTGGCGGCCGAACCGAACGCCCCGCTGGGCAGGGTCCGACACCTCTGA
- a CDS encoding NADPH-dependent FMN reductase — protein MTDLWQHAPERTSQPTDTVSVPATVLVGNPRKGSRTLTVARHLTGALRTGLAGLGVHLGDPHLVDLAELGPDLPARLIAGTAAHAPLERVLGRVRGPGLLVVVSPTFKGSYTGLLKLFLDMLPREGLCPGTVAVPVMTAGWAQHRFVSDARLRPLLVELGAVVPVRGLAVLEEEFGDLDTAVAGWTTAAVPVLAAVLRSCQTPSVGPPQPTEPVPVHQTAQLR, from the coding sequence GTGACCGACCTGTGGCAGCACGCGCCCGAGCGGACGAGCCAACCGACCGACACCGTGTCCGTACCGGCCACCGTCCTGGTCGGCAACCCCCGCAAGGGCTCGCGTACCCTCACCGTCGCCCGACACCTCACCGGCGCGCTGCGCACCGGGCTCGCCGGCCTCGGCGTCCACCTCGGCGACCCGCACCTGGTGGACCTGGCCGAACTCGGCCCGGACCTGCCCGCCCGGCTGATCGCCGGCACCGCCGCGCACGCGCCGCTGGAACGGGTGCTCGGCCGGGTCCGCGGGCCCGGCCTGCTGGTGGTGGTGAGCCCGACCTTCAAGGGTTCCTACACCGGCCTGCTGAAGCTCTTCCTCGACATGCTCCCCCGCGAGGGGCTGTGTCCGGGCACGGTCGCGGTGCCGGTGATGACCGCCGGTTGGGCCCAGCACCGCTTCGTCTCCGACGCCCGGCTACGGCCACTGCTGGTGGAGTTGGGCGCCGTCGTCCCCGTACGCGGGTTGGCGGTGCTGGAGGAGGAATTCGGCGACCTCGACACCGCGGTCGCCGGTTGGACCACGGCGGCGGTGCCGGTGCTCGCCGCGGTACTGCGCAGTTGCCAGACCCCGTCGGTGGGCCCGCCCCAACCCACGGAACCCGTACCCGTCCATCAAACCGCACAGCTCCGGTGA
- a CDS encoding VOC family protein, translating into MAGHLSYFEFGTPDVAVASRFYAELFGWEVQAQEHGGSIDTGPAGPGAVAVPGGLHRDPGPPQHYLYFAVDDIDAAMKRVVELGGEVEPMRPPTEQWGAFVECRDNQGLAFGLHLPPTRDTSEPTD; encoded by the coding sequence GTGGCAGGACATCTGTCGTACTTCGAGTTCGGGACGCCGGACGTGGCGGTGGCCAGCCGGTTCTATGCCGAGCTGTTCGGCTGGGAGGTGCAGGCGCAGGAACACGGTGGGTCGATCGACACCGGGCCGGCCGGCCCGGGTGCGGTGGCGGTGCCGGGCGGCCTGCACCGTGACCCGGGACCGCCGCAGCACTACCTCTACTTCGCCGTCGACGACATCGACGCGGCGATGAAGCGGGTGGTCGAACTCGGCGGCGAGGTGGAACCGATGCGCCCGCCGACCGAGCAGTGGGGCGCGTTCGTCGAGTGCCGGGACAACCAGGGTCTCGCCTTCGGCCTGCACCTTCCGCCCACGAGAGACACGTCCGAGCCGACGGACTGA
- a CDS encoding acyl carrier protein: protein MSEQTPTVVGPKQSDEQIRAQVQAIVLDLAPNPDGLRDAETALVQDLGFHSLALMELAFALEDEFDLEPIDEKTARSITTLGAVQAHVLRRIAEREAGA, encoded by the coding sequence ATGAGTGAGCAGACCCCGACGGTCGTGGGGCCGAAGCAGTCCGACGAGCAGATCCGCGCCCAGGTCCAGGCCATCGTGCTGGACCTGGCGCCCAACCCCGACGGCCTGCGCGACGCGGAGACGGCCCTGGTCCAGGACCTCGGTTTCCACTCGCTGGCCCTGATGGAACTCGCCTTCGCGCTGGAGGACGAGTTCGACCTCGAACCCATCGACGAGAAGACCGCCCGGTCGATCACGACACTCGGCGCGGTGCAGGCGCACGTGCTGCGGCGCATCGCCGAGCGCGAAGCCGGGGCCTGA
- a CDS encoding LLM class flavin-dependent oxidoreductase, with product MPLHLHWFLPSHGDGREVAKTPQGAPVDPAQNIRREPDIDYLAQVAAAADRFGFAGALVPTGLFCEDPWLVSAALAGRTSRLKFMVAVRPGSMSPTVAAQMAATLQRLSGGRLLLNVVTGGDPDEQLRYGDWLDHDQRYARAEEFLDIFARAWTGRPYDFDGTHYRVRAGRLTRGHPVTPPVFLGGSSAAAHQVAARHADVYLAWGEPPEPLAALVKQVRDRADAQGRELSYGSRFHVISRDTAEEAWEVAHRLVAGMHPETIAAAQQRFRRTESEGQRRMAALHQGRTGDLEVYPNVWAGYGLVRPGAAVALVGNHVEVADRIEEYHALGLDHLILSGQPHLEEAYTFGEGVLPILRRRGLLAEPEGDR from the coding sequence ATGCCACTTCACCTGCACTGGTTCCTTCCGTCCCACGGTGACGGCCGTGAGGTGGCGAAGACCCCGCAGGGCGCGCCCGTCGACCCGGCGCAGAACATCCGCCGCGAACCGGACATCGACTACCTGGCTCAGGTCGCCGCCGCCGCCGACCGCTTCGGTTTCGCCGGCGCCCTGGTGCCGACCGGGCTGTTCTGTGAGGACCCCTGGCTGGTGTCGGCCGCCCTCGCCGGCCGGACCAGCCGGCTGAAGTTCATGGTCGCCGTCCGGCCCGGTTCGATGTCCCCCACCGTGGCGGCGCAGATGGCCGCCACGCTACAGCGGCTCTCCGGCGGGCGGCTGCTGCTCAACGTGGTCACCGGCGGCGACCCGGACGAGCAGTTGCGCTACGGCGACTGGCTCGACCACGACCAGCGCTACGCCCGTGCCGAGGAGTTCCTCGACATCTTCGCCCGTGCCTGGACGGGCCGGCCCTACGACTTCGACGGGACCCACTACCGGGTCCGGGCCGGCCGGTTGACCCGGGGCCATCCGGTCACCCCGCCGGTGTTCCTCGGCGGCTCCTCCGCCGCCGCCCACCAGGTGGCCGCCCGCCACGCCGACGTCTACCTCGCCTGGGGCGAGCCGCCCGAGCCACTGGCGGCGCTGGTGAAGCAGGTCCGCGACCGGGCCGACGCACAGGGCCGCGAACTGTCCTACGGCTCCCGCTTCCACGTGATCAGCCGGGACACCGCCGAGGAGGCCTGGGAGGTCGCGCACCGGCTGGTGGCGGGCATGCACCCGGAGACCATCGCCGCCGCCCAGCAGCGGTTCCGCCGGACCGAATCCGAGGGGCAGCGCCGGATGGCCGCCCTGCACCAGGGCCGGACCGGAGACCTCGAGGTGTATCCGAACGTGTGGGCCGGCTACGGCCTGGTCCGGCCGGGTGCCGCCGTCGCACTGGTCGGCAACCATGTCGAGGTGGCCGACCGCATCGAGGAGTACCACGCCCTCGGACTGGACCACCTGATCCTCTCCGGCCAGCCGCACCTGGAGGAGGCGTACACCTTCGGTGAGGGTGTCCTGCCGATCCTGCGCCGCCGCGGGCTGCTGGCCGAACCGGAAGGAGACCGGTGA
- a CDS encoding class I SAM-dependent methyltransferase — translation MTTPTDTGARVFAVRMWTSLLATQELLSTYLGVRLGLYEDLAAKGPGTVAEIAQRTGVDPRYAREWLEQQAVAGILTVDDPSRPEQARVFAIPAAHAEVLTVSDSPVSMAALAVLPLGGVAAALPALLDAYRDGGGVPDAVYGVDWREGHAGANRAMFTHQMAGWLRRHAPDIHARLAGSPARVADVACGAGWAGIGLARAFPGIAVDGYDIDADVIDDARRHAADAGLTDRVSFAARDAADPELAGVYDLVCLFDALHEISRPVEVLRACRRLCAEGGSVLVLDARVAERFAAPADEIERFQYATSVLHCLPACLSQQPSAGTGTVLRPETVRRLAVEAGFAAVTQLPIDDRFHRLYRLIG, via the coding sequence ATGACCACTCCCACTGACACCGGTGCCCGAGTCTTCGCGGTCCGGATGTGGACCTCGCTGCTGGCCACCCAGGAGCTGCTGTCGACGTACCTCGGTGTCCGCCTCGGGCTCTACGAGGACCTCGCCGCCAAGGGACCGGGCACGGTGGCGGAGATCGCCCAGCGCACCGGCGTCGACCCGCGCTACGCCCGGGAGTGGCTGGAGCAGCAGGCGGTGGCCGGCATCCTCACCGTCGACGACCCGTCCCGGCCGGAGCAGGCGCGGGTGTTCGCGATACCCGCCGCGCACGCCGAGGTGCTCACGGTCTCGGACAGCCCGGTGTCGATGGCGGCGCTGGCGGTGCTGCCGTTGGGCGGCGTGGCGGCGGCGCTGCCGGCGCTGCTGGACGCGTACCGCGACGGTGGCGGGGTACCCGACGCGGTCTACGGCGTCGACTGGCGGGAGGGCCACGCGGGCGCCAACCGGGCCATGTTCACCCACCAGATGGCCGGCTGGCTGCGTCGTCACGCCCCGGACATCCACGCCCGGCTCGCCGGCTCGCCGGCCCGGGTGGCGGATGTGGCGTGCGGCGCGGGCTGGGCGGGCATCGGGCTGGCCCGGGCCTTTCCCGGGATCGCCGTCGACGGGTACGACATCGACGCCGACGTCATCGACGACGCCCGGCGGCACGCCGCGGACGCCGGCCTGACCGACCGGGTGTCCTTCGCCGCCCGGGACGCCGCGGACCCGGAGCTGGCCGGGGTCTACGATCTGGTCTGCCTCTTCGACGCCCTGCACGAGATCTCCCGCCCGGTGGAGGTGCTGCGGGCCTGCCGGCGGCTGTGCGCCGAGGGCGGCAGCGTCCTGGTGCTGGACGCCCGGGTGGCGGAGCGGTTTGCCGCGCCGGCCGACGAGATCGAGCGGTTTCAGTATGCGACGAGCGTGCTGCACTGCCTGCCGGCCTGCCTGAGCCAGCAGCCCTCGGCCGGCACCGGCACGGTGCTGCGTCCGGAGACCGTACGGCGACTGGCGGTCGAGGCGGGCTTCGCCGCCGTCACCCAACTCCCGATCGACGACCGGTTCCACCGGCTCTACCGCCTGATCGGCTGA
- a CDS encoding ABC transporter ATP-binding protein, with protein MTTLTSTPATRPTGTVAGRTLALIRRLWSLSDPRLRRQQLWGIAARMAAAVCTAVPIWLLVVVLQRLREANLGGPEISQREVLWWSTGVVAAVLGQFGFDLLAQRQSWVASFELLGELRLRALEHLRRLPLGYHTRRQSGDLTALVTHHLSELEPVVFGAIPTIIGAALLPLVIAVGLLLEDWRMGLAALATIPLAMLVYAWSQRTFARLAAERAEASGQAAARFQEYVSGIAVARAHGATGDRAGRLARALLRHREASTGLVSRLVVPLVLFLTVIELGLPVVLLAGAFLLIGGDLAPATFLVFAVLSLRIHGPLRAMGEQTESLRVGEAAVDRLGALLAEPVPAEIRTGAAPQGHDVAFEGVSYTYPGAVRPALRDVSFEAPAGTVTALVGSSGAGKTTCLHLLAQFFTPDAGAVRIGGTDIRELDTGTLFDAVTVVFQDSYLFSESVWDNIRFGRPGASDEEVRRAAAQARVDEIVARLPQGGDTPVGEGGATLSGGERQRLSLARAILKDAPIVLLDEPTAAMDATNERHVQQALSGLIRERTVLVVAHRLGTIRHADRIVVLDDGRVVEVGRHDELLARQGRYARMWAEQEAARSWRL; from the coding sequence ATGACGACCCTGACGTCGACGCCGGCCACCCGGCCGACCGGCACGGTGGCCGGGCGTACCCTCGCCCTGATCCGGCGGCTGTGGTCGCTGTCCGACCCCCGGTTGCGCCGCCAGCAGTTGTGGGGCATCGCCGCCCGGATGGCGGCGGCGGTCTGCACCGCGGTCCCGATCTGGCTGCTGGTGGTGGTCCTGCAGCGGTTGCGCGAGGCCAACCTCGGCGGCCCGGAGATCAGTCAGCGTGAGGTGCTGTGGTGGAGCACCGGCGTGGTGGCCGCGGTGCTCGGCCAGTTCGGCTTCGACCTGCTCGCCCAGCGGCAGAGCTGGGTGGCCTCGTTCGAACTTCTCGGCGAGTTGCGCCTGCGGGCCCTGGAACACCTGCGCCGGCTGCCGCTGGGCTACCACACCAGACGGCAGAGCGGCGACCTCACCGCACTCGTCACGCATCACCTCAGCGAGCTGGAGCCGGTGGTCTTCGGGGCGATCCCCACCATCATCGGAGCGGCCCTGCTGCCCCTGGTGATCGCCGTCGGCCTGCTGCTGGAGGACTGGCGGATGGGCCTCGCGGCGCTGGCGACCATTCCGCTGGCGATGCTGGTCTACGCGTGGTCGCAGCGCACCTTCGCCCGGCTGGCCGCGGAGCGCGCCGAGGCCAGCGGCCAGGCCGCCGCCCGCTTCCAGGAGTACGTCTCCGGGATCGCCGTCGCCCGCGCGCACGGTGCCACCGGTGACCGGGCCGGACGGCTCGCCCGGGCCCTGCTGCGGCACCGGGAGGCCAGCACCGGGCTGGTGAGCCGGCTGGTCGTGCCGCTGGTGCTCTTCCTCACCGTGATCGAGCTGGGCCTGCCCGTGGTGCTCCTGGCCGGCGCCTTCCTGCTGATCGGCGGCGACCTGGCACCGGCCACCTTCCTGGTGTTCGCGGTGCTGTCGCTGCGCATCCACGGACCGCTGCGCGCGATGGGCGAGCAGACCGAGAGCCTGCGGGTCGGTGAGGCGGCCGTCGACCGGCTCGGCGCCCTGCTGGCCGAGCCGGTGCCGGCGGAGATCCGCACCGGCGCGGCCCCGCAGGGGCACGACGTCGCTTTCGAGGGCGTCTCCTACACCTATCCGGGTGCGGTCCGGCCCGCGCTGCGCGACGTCAGCTTCGAGGCACCGGCCGGTACGGTCACCGCGCTCGTCGGCAGCAGCGGCGCCGGCAAGACCACCTGCCTGCACCTGCTGGCCCAGTTCTTCACCCCCGACGCCGGCGCCGTCCGCATCGGCGGGACCGACATCCGGGAACTGGACACCGGGACCCTCTTCGACGCCGTGACCGTGGTGTTCCAGGACAGCTACCTGTTCAGCGAGTCCGTCTGGGACAACATCCGGTTCGGCCGGCCCGGCGCCAGCGACGAGGAGGTGCGTCGGGCCGCGGCACAGGCCCGGGTGGACGAGATCGTGGCCCGGCTGCCGCAGGGCGGCGACACGCCGGTGGGGGAGGGCGGGGCGACCCTGTCCGGCGGCGAACGGCAACGACTGTCGCTGGCCCGGGCCATCCTCAAGGACGCACCGATCGTGCTGCTGGACGAGCCGACGGCGGCGATGGACGCCACCAACGAGCGGCACGTGCAGCAGGCGTTGTCCGGCCTGATCCGGGAACGCACCGTGCTGGTCGTCGCGCACCGGCTGGGCACGATCCGGCACGCGGACCGCATCGTCGTCCTGGACGACGGCCGGGTGGTGGAGGTGGGCCGGCACGACGAGCTGCTGGCCCGCCAGGGGCGCTACGCGCGGATGTGGGCCGAGCAGGAGGCGGCCCGGTCCTGGCGGCTCTGA
- a CDS encoding acyl-CoA dehydrogenase family protein codes for MDSTHRRKIASGHDTPDIGGADVNPTLARVGELASRVAKRADEIEQRRGLPDDLLDDLRDAGCFRMLAPASHGGDQLGLPDVLAVLEELARADAATSWTVGQVALSHLIVRCGPAATLDDVFADGADTLVAGAVAPKGRARTSDGGWRLTGQWPFVTGCPRAAWFYLNCVLVSGRSVPVGPDGVPATRILFVPAGDVRVVDTWRVLGLRGTASHDVVVEDARVPDHRAVAARDDDAVHRIAQSSLIIGAVAVGLADGALADLVRLAVDGKRPALSARRLAASTVFQDRLGEAQTMHRAARALLYAEAAEAQSSTGASTPLRRARLRAAAAQVTALCAQVVDAAHTLAGGSAVYETSPLQRRLRDMRTATQHFVAGRDSYATLGALAVGEEAGAG; via the coding sequence ATGGACAGCACCCACCGGCGGAAGATAGCGTCCGGACACGACACACCAGACATAGGAGGAGCGGACGTGAACCCAACGCTGGCACGGGTGGGCGAGCTTGCGTCCCGCGTGGCGAAACGGGCCGACGAGATCGAACAGCGACGCGGGCTTCCCGACGACCTCCTCGACGATCTCCGTGACGCCGGCTGCTTCCGGATGTTGGCCCCGGCCAGTCACGGCGGTGACCAGCTCGGCCTGCCCGACGTGCTCGCCGTGCTGGAGGAACTCGCCCGCGCCGACGCCGCCACGTCGTGGACGGTCGGCCAGGTGGCGCTGTCGCACCTGATCGTCCGGTGCGGTCCGGCCGCCACGCTGGACGACGTCTTCGCCGACGGCGCGGACACCCTCGTCGCCGGGGCGGTCGCCCCCAAGGGTCGGGCCCGCACCAGCGACGGCGGCTGGCGGCTCACCGGCCAGTGGCCGTTCGTCACCGGCTGTCCCCGGGCGGCGTGGTTCTACCTGAACTGCGTGCTGGTCTCCGGTCGCAGCGTGCCGGTCGGCCCCGACGGGGTGCCGGCGACCCGCATCCTGTTCGTGCCGGCGGGCGACGTCCGGGTCGTGGACACCTGGCGGGTGCTGGGGCTGCGCGGGACCGCCAGCCACGACGTGGTGGTGGAGGACGCGCGGGTGCCCGACCACCGCGCGGTCGCCGCCCGGGACGACGACGCCGTGCACCGCATCGCCCAGTCCAGTCTGATCATCGGCGCGGTCGCGGTGGGGCTGGCCGACGGCGCGCTGGCCGACCTGGTCCGGCTGGCCGTCGACGGCAAGCGACCGGCGCTGAGCGCACGCCGGCTCGCCGCGTCCACGGTCTTCCAGGACCGGCTGGGCGAGGCGCAGACGATGCATCGTGCCGCCCGGGCGCTGCTCTACGCCGAGGCGGCCGAGGCACAGTCGTCCACCGGCGCATCGACGCCGTTGCGGCGGGCCCGGCTGCGGGCGGCGGCGGCACAGGTGACCGCCCTGTGTGCGCAGGTCGTGGACGCCGCGCACACGCTGGCCGGCGGAAGCGCCGTGTACGAGACCTCCCCGCTGCAACGGCGGCTGCGCGACATGCGGACGGCCACCCAGCACTTCGTGGCCGGCCGCGACTCGTACGCCACGCTCGGCGCGCTCGCCGTGGGCGAGGAGGCCGGCGCGGGGTAG
- a CDS encoding SDR family oxidoreductase has product MSELFSVAGRVALVTGGTQGIGRMIAQGFVEAGARVYLTARTKSDCEDVAQAFSAGGGECVAIPADLADEQECVRLAREIAEREPKLDILVNNAGTAWTAPVEQFPASAWDSVLDLGLKAPLFLVRELAPLLRAAGTAEDPARIINIGSADALRVPEMPTYSAAAAKAAIHHITRMLAHDFAPTVTANVIAPGSFPSRMMAGVLEAMGEEIAAVTPLQRIGRPDDIVGTAIYLCSRAGSYVTGSVITVDGGLSTARTGFVPGRYLADAQ; this is encoded by the coding sequence ATGAGTGAGCTGTTTTCGGTGGCCGGCCGGGTGGCCCTGGTCACCGGCGGCACCCAGGGGATCGGGCGGATGATCGCCCAGGGGTTCGTCGAGGCGGGCGCGCGGGTCTATCTCACCGCCCGGACCAAGTCCGACTGCGAGGACGTGGCCCAGGCGTTCTCGGCCGGCGGCGGCGAGTGCGTGGCGATCCCGGCGGACCTCGCCGACGAGCAGGAGTGCGTCCGGCTGGCCCGGGAGATCGCCGAACGCGAGCCGAAGCTGGACATCCTGGTCAACAACGCCGGCACCGCCTGGACGGCACCGGTCGAGCAGTTCCCCGCCAGCGCCTGGGACAGCGTCCTCGACCTCGGCCTCAAGGCCCCGCTGTTCCTGGTGCGGGAGCTGGCACCGCTGCTGCGGGCGGCCGGCACCGCCGAGGACCCGGCCCGGATCATCAACATCGGCAGCGCCGACGCGCTGCGGGTGCCGGAGATGCCGACCTACTCGGCCGCCGCGGCGAAGGCGGCCATCCACCACATCACCCGGATGCTCGCGCACGACTTCGCGCCGACGGTGACCGCGAACGTGATCGCACCGGGTAGCTTCCCGTCCCGGATGATGGCCGGTGTGCTGGAGGCGATGGGCGAGGAGATCGCCGCGGTGACGCCCCTGCAGCGCATCGGCCGGCCGGACGACATCGTCGGCACCGCCATCTACCTGTGCAGCCGGGCCGGCTCGTACGTGACCGGGTCGGTGATCACGGTGGACGGTGGTCTCTCCACCGCCCGGACCGGCTTCGTGCCGGGCCGGTACCTCGCCGACGCCCAGTGA